Genomic DNA from Candidatus Hydrogenedentota bacterium:
GTGCTCGGCCTGTTCCTTTTTGGCGGAAAGGTTTTGCGCCGCCACCTGAAACCTTGCTGCGTGTTTTGGTCGCATGAGTGCCTTGTCGCAAGGCGGCTTGCATGCCCACAATAACGTCGTGAACAAGGGTTTCACTGGTATCGTGGTTAAACACCTTTTCGCTGACATCAATGGCGTCCTTTTCGACGCCTTCCATCGTATAAACTTTCAGGGCTACCATAGCTTATCTGGCTCCCTTCACTGTATGTTTGACTACTATTACACCACCGTTGGCGCCAGGAATCGCTCCTCGAACAACCAACAGGTTTTTTTCGGGATCAACGTCGACAATTTCAAGATTTTGGACGGTGACCGAGCCATTACCCATCCGACCGGGCAGTTTCTTGCCCTTCACGATTTCAGACGGTGAAGCACTCGCACCAGCAGAACCGGGTCGACGATGGAACTTTGAACCGTGTGAACTCGGTCCGCCTGCGAAGCCGTGACGTTTCATAACGCCTGCGAAGCCGCGCCCTTTACTTAAGCCGGACACATCGACCCGATCACCTTTTTTGAAGATATCGGTACGAATTTCGTCGCCCGGTTTCAGCGGACTTTCATCTTCCACTTGGAATTCACGAAGTACACGTTTCGGATCGACACCGGCCTTCTTGAAATGATTTAACAAAGGCTTGGTACAACGCTTTTCTTTTTTATCGCCGAAACCAACTTGGACGGCTTCATATCCATCGGTATCCCGGGTTTTACGCTGAACCACGGTGCAGGGACCTGCCTGAAGCAGGGTCACGGGGATCCATAGGCCATCCTCGGTAA
This window encodes:
- the rplC gene encoding 50S ribosomal protein L3, producing MLKGLLGLKLGMTRVFTEDGLWIPVTLLQAGPCTVVQRKTRDTDGYEAVQVGFGDKKEKRCTKPLLNHFKKAGVDPKRVLREFQVEDESPLKPGDEIRTDIFKKGDRVDVSGLSKGRGFAGVMKRHGFAGGPSSHGSKFHRRPGSAGASASPSEIVKGKKLPGRMGNGSVTVQNLEIVDVDPEKNLLVVRGAIPGANGGVIVVKHTVKGAR